From one Neofelis nebulosa isolate mNeoNeb1 chromosome 4, mNeoNeb1.pri, whole genome shotgun sequence genomic stretch:
- the MAN2B1 gene encoding lysosomal alpha-mannosidase isoform X1: MGADARPLGVRAGGGGRGAARPGTRSRALPPPLPPLSFLLLLLAAPGARAAGYETCPMVHPDMLNVHLVAHTHDDVGWLKTVDQYFYGIHNDVQHAGVQYILDSVISSLLVEPTRRFIYVEIAFFSRWWHQQTNATQEIVRDLVRQGRLEFANGGWVMNDEAATHYGAIIDQMTLGLRFLEDTFGKDGRPRVAWHIDPFGHSREQASLFAQMGFDGFFFGRLDYQDKRVREEKSEMEQVWRASASLKPPVADLFTSVLPNIYNPPEKLCWDTLCADKPFVEDRRSPEYNAEELVNYFLQLAAAQGQHFRTNHTIMTMGSDFQYENANMWFRNLDRLIQLVNAQQQANGSRVNVLYSTPACYLWELNKANLTWSVKQDDFFPYADGPHQFWTGYFSSRPALKRYERLSYNFLQVCNQLEALAGPAANVGPYGSGDSAPLNEAMAVLQHHDAVSGTSKQHVADDYARQLAAGWDPCEVLLSNALARLSGSKEDFTYCRNLNVSVCPLSQTAKNFQVTIYNPLGRKIDWMVRLPVSKHGFVVRDPNGTVVPSDVVMLPSSDGQELLFPASVPALGFSIYSVSQVPGQRPHAHKSQPRSQRPWSRVLAIQNEHIRARFDPDTGLLVEMENLDQNLLLPVRQAFYWYNASVGNNLSTQVSGAYIFRPNQEKPLMVSRWAQTRLVKTPLVQEVHQNFSAWCSQVVRLYRGQQHLELEWTVGPIPVGDGWGKEIISRFDTVLETKGLFYTDSNGREILERRRDYRPTWKLNQTETVAGNYYPVNSRIYIRDGNMQLTVLTDRSQGGSSLRDGSLELMVHRRLLKDDGRGVGEALLEDGLGRWVRGRHLVLLDKVRTAATGHRLQAEKEVLAPQVVLAPGGGAPYHLKVAPRKQFSGLRRELPPSVHLLTLARWDQETLLLRLEHQFAVGEDSGNLSSPVTLDLTDLFSAFTITYLQETTLVANQLRASASRLKWTPNTGPTPLPSPSRLDPATITLQPMEIRTFLASVQWEEHG; encoded by the exons ATGGGGGCCGACGCGCGGCCTTTGGGGGTCCGCGCTGGCGGTGGCGGCCGGGGCGCGGCGAGGCCCGGGACGAGGTCCCGCGCGCTCCCGCCACCGCTCccgcctctctccttcctcttgttACTGCTGGCGGCGCCTGGCGCTCGGGCCGCGGGATATGAG ACATGCCCTATGGTACATCCGGACATGCTCAATGTGCACCTGGTGGCCCACACACATGATGATGTGGGATGGCTCAAGACAGTGGACCAGTACTTTTATGGCA TCCATAATGACGTCCAGCACGCAGGTGTGCAGTACATCCTAGACTCGGTCATCTCTTCTCTGCTGGTGGAGCCCACCCGCCGATTCATCTATGTGGAGATTGCCTTCTTCTCCCGTTGGTGGCACCAGCAGACAAATGCAACACAGGAAATTGTGCGGGACCTGGTGCGCCAGG GGCGCCTGGAGTTTGCCAACGGTGGCTGGGTGATGAATGATGAGGCAGCCACGCACTATGGAGCCATTATAGACCAGATGACACTGGGACTGCGCTTCCTGGAAGACACCTTTGGCAAAGATGGGCGCCCCCGTGTGGCCTGGCACATTGATCCCTTCGGTCACTCTCGGGAGCAGGCCTCGCTGTTCGCACAG atgGGCTTTGATGGCTTCTTCTTCGGGCGTCTGGATTATCAAGATAAGAGAGTTCGGGAAGAGAAGTCAGAGATGGAGCAGGTTTGGCGGGCTAGCGCCAGCCTGAAGCCCCCAGTGGCCGACCTCTTTACCA GTGTGCTCCCCAATATTTACAACCCACCTGAGAAACTGTGCTGGGACACGCTGTGTGCCGACAAGCCGTTCGTGGAGGACCGGCGCAGCCCTGAGTACAACGCCGAGGAGCTGGTCAATTACTTCCTGCAGTTGGCCGCTGCCCAG GGCCAGCACTTCCGCACCAACCACACCATAATGACCATGGGCTCAGACTTCCAATATGAGAATGCTAACATGTGGTTCAGGAACCTCGACAGGCTCATCCAGCTGGTCAACGCCCAG CAGCAGGCCAACGGGAGCCGCGTCAATGTTCTCTACTCCACTCCCGCCTGTTACCTCTGGGAGCTGAACAAGGCCAACCTCACCtg GTCTGTGAAACAGGATGACTTCTTTCCCTACGCCGACGGCCCTCACCAGTTTTGGACTGGCTACTTTTCCAGCCGGCCGGCCCTCAAACGCTACGAGCGCCTCAGCTACAACTTTCTGCAG gTGTGCAACCAGCTGGAGGCGCTGGCGGGTCCAGCGGCCAACGTGGGACCCTACGGCTCGGGAGACAGCGCACCCCTCA ATGAGGCGATGGCCGTGCTCCAGCACCACGACGCGGTCAGCGGAACGTCCAAGCAGCACGTGGCCGACGACTACGCGCGACAGCTGGCTGCCGGCTGGGACCCCTGCGAG GTTCTTCTGAGCAACGCGCTGGCGCGGCTCAGCGGCTCCAAGGAGGACTTCACGTACTGCCGAAACCTCAACGTCAGCGTCTGTCCGCTCAGCCAGACAGCGAAGAAC TTCCAAGTGACTATTTATAACCCCTTGGGACGGAAAATAGATTGGATGGTGCGGCTGCCAGTCAGCAAACACGGTTTCGTCGTGAGGGACCCGAATGGCACAGTTGTGCCCAGCGAT GTGGTGATGCTTCCTAGCTCAGACGGTCAGGAACTGCTTTTCCCAGCCTCGGTGCCTGCCCTGGGCTTCAGCATCTACTCAGTAAGCCAGGTGCCTGGCCAGCGCCCCCACGCCCACAAATCCCAGCCCAGATCCCAGCGGCCCTGGTCCCGTGTCTTGGCCATCCAAAATGAG CACATCCGGGCTAGGTttgaccctgacacagggctcttgGTGGAGATGGAGAACCTGGACCAGAACCTCCTGCTACCTGTTCGCCAAGCCTTCTACtg GTACAACGCCAGTGTAGGCAACAACCTAAGCACCCAGGTCTCAGGTGCCTACATCTTCAGACCCAACCAAGAGAAACCGTTGATGGTGAGCCGCTGGGCTCAAACGCGCCTGGTGAAG ACACCCTTGGTGCAGGAGGTTCACCAGAACTTCTCAGCCTGGTGTTCCCAAGTGGTTCGCTTGTACCGAGGACAGCAGCACCTGGAGCTCGAGTGGACGGTGGGACCAATCCCTGTGGG TGACGGCTGGGGGAAGGAGATCATCAGTCGCTTTGACACCGTGCTGGAGACGAAAGGACTCTTTTACACAGACAGCAATGGCCGAGAGATCCTGGAGAGGAG gCGGGATTATCGACCCACCTGGAAGCTGAACCAGACTGAGACAGTGGCGGGAAACTATTATCCAGTCAACAGCCGCATTTACATCAGG gaTGGCAACATGCAGCTGACGGTGCTGACTGACCGCTCCCAGGGGGGCAGCAGCCTGAGGGATGGCTCTCTGGAGCTCATG GTGCACCGAAGGCTCCTGAAGGATGACGGACGTGGCGTAGGGGAGGCGTTACTGGAGGACGGGTTGGGGCGGTGGGTGCGAGGGCGCCACCTCGTGCTGCTGGACAAGGTCCGGACCGCGGCCACCGGGCACCGGTtgcaggcagagaaggaggtCCTGGCCCCACAGGTGGTGCTGGCCCCGGGTGGCGGCGCCCCCTACCATCTGAAAGTCGCCCCgcgcaagcag TTCTCGGGGCTGCGCCGGGAGCTGCCTCCCTCCGTACACCTGCTCACGCTGGCCCGCTGGGACCAGGAAACGCTGCTGTTGCGCTTGGAGCACCAGTTCGCTGTAGGGGAGGACTCTGGCAACCTGAGCTCCCCCGTGACCTTGGATTTGACG GACCTCTTCTCCGCCTTCACCATCACCTACCTGCAGGAGACCACGCTGGTGGCCAACCAGCTCCGGGCCAGCGCCTCCAGGCTCAAGTGGACACCAAACACGG gccccacacccctgccctctccctctcggCTGGACCCCGCCACCATCACGCTGCAGCCCATGGAAATCCGTACCTTCCTGGCTTCGGTCCAGTGGGAGGAGCATGGCTAG
- the MAN2B1 gene encoding lysosomal alpha-mannosidase isoform X2, with the protein MGADARPLGVRAGGGGRGAARPGTRSRALPPPLPPLSFLLLLLAAPGARAAGYETCPMVHPDMLNVHLVAHTHDDVGWLKTVDQYFYGIHNDVQHAGVQYILDSVISSLLVEPTRRFIYVEIAFFSRWWHQQTNATQEIVRDLVRQGRLEFANGGWVMNDEAATHYGAIIDQMTLGLRFLEDTFGKDGRPRVAWHIDPFGHSREQASLFAQMGFDGFFFGRLDYQDKRVREEKSEMEQVWRASASLKPPVADLFTSVLPNIYNPPEKLCWDTLCADKPFVEDRRSPEYNAEELVNYFLQLAAAQGQHFRTNHTIMTMGSDFQYENANMWFRNLDRLIQLVNAQQANGSRVNVLYSTPACYLWELNKANLTWSVKQDDFFPYADGPHQFWTGYFSSRPALKRYERLSYNFLQVCNQLEALAGPAANVGPYGSGDSAPLNEAMAVLQHHDAVSGTSKQHVADDYARQLAAGWDPCEVLLSNALARLSGSKEDFTYCRNLNVSVCPLSQTAKNFQVTIYNPLGRKIDWMVRLPVSKHGFVVRDPNGTVVPSDVVMLPSSDGQELLFPASVPALGFSIYSVSQVPGQRPHAHKSQPRSQRPWSRVLAIQNEHIRARFDPDTGLLVEMENLDQNLLLPVRQAFYWYNASVGNNLSTQVSGAYIFRPNQEKPLMVSRWAQTRLVKTPLVQEVHQNFSAWCSQVVRLYRGQQHLELEWTVGPIPVGDGWGKEIISRFDTVLETKGLFYTDSNGREILERRRDYRPTWKLNQTETVAGNYYPVNSRIYIRDGNMQLTVLTDRSQGGSSLRDGSLELMVHRRLLKDDGRGVGEALLEDGLGRWVRGRHLVLLDKVRTAATGHRLQAEKEVLAPQVVLAPGGGAPYHLKVAPRKQFSGLRRELPPSVHLLTLARWDQETLLLRLEHQFAVGEDSGNLSSPVTLDLTDLFSAFTITYLQETTLVANQLRASASRLKWTPNTGPTPLPSPSRLDPATITLQPMEIRTFLASVQWEEHG; encoded by the exons ATGGGGGCCGACGCGCGGCCTTTGGGGGTCCGCGCTGGCGGTGGCGGCCGGGGCGCGGCGAGGCCCGGGACGAGGTCCCGCGCGCTCCCGCCACCGCTCccgcctctctccttcctcttgttACTGCTGGCGGCGCCTGGCGCTCGGGCCGCGGGATATGAG ACATGCCCTATGGTACATCCGGACATGCTCAATGTGCACCTGGTGGCCCACACACATGATGATGTGGGATGGCTCAAGACAGTGGACCAGTACTTTTATGGCA TCCATAATGACGTCCAGCACGCAGGTGTGCAGTACATCCTAGACTCGGTCATCTCTTCTCTGCTGGTGGAGCCCACCCGCCGATTCATCTATGTGGAGATTGCCTTCTTCTCCCGTTGGTGGCACCAGCAGACAAATGCAACACAGGAAATTGTGCGGGACCTGGTGCGCCAGG GGCGCCTGGAGTTTGCCAACGGTGGCTGGGTGATGAATGATGAGGCAGCCACGCACTATGGAGCCATTATAGACCAGATGACACTGGGACTGCGCTTCCTGGAAGACACCTTTGGCAAAGATGGGCGCCCCCGTGTGGCCTGGCACATTGATCCCTTCGGTCACTCTCGGGAGCAGGCCTCGCTGTTCGCACAG atgGGCTTTGATGGCTTCTTCTTCGGGCGTCTGGATTATCAAGATAAGAGAGTTCGGGAAGAGAAGTCAGAGATGGAGCAGGTTTGGCGGGCTAGCGCCAGCCTGAAGCCCCCAGTGGCCGACCTCTTTACCA GTGTGCTCCCCAATATTTACAACCCACCTGAGAAACTGTGCTGGGACACGCTGTGTGCCGACAAGCCGTTCGTGGAGGACCGGCGCAGCCCTGAGTACAACGCCGAGGAGCTGGTCAATTACTTCCTGCAGTTGGCCGCTGCCCAG GGCCAGCACTTCCGCACCAACCACACCATAATGACCATGGGCTCAGACTTCCAATATGAGAATGCTAACATGTGGTTCAGGAACCTCGACAGGCTCATCCAGCTGGTCAACGCCCAG CAGGCCAACGGGAGCCGCGTCAATGTTCTCTACTCCACTCCCGCCTGTTACCTCTGGGAGCTGAACAAGGCCAACCTCACCtg GTCTGTGAAACAGGATGACTTCTTTCCCTACGCCGACGGCCCTCACCAGTTTTGGACTGGCTACTTTTCCAGCCGGCCGGCCCTCAAACGCTACGAGCGCCTCAGCTACAACTTTCTGCAG gTGTGCAACCAGCTGGAGGCGCTGGCGGGTCCAGCGGCCAACGTGGGACCCTACGGCTCGGGAGACAGCGCACCCCTCA ATGAGGCGATGGCCGTGCTCCAGCACCACGACGCGGTCAGCGGAACGTCCAAGCAGCACGTGGCCGACGACTACGCGCGACAGCTGGCTGCCGGCTGGGACCCCTGCGAG GTTCTTCTGAGCAACGCGCTGGCGCGGCTCAGCGGCTCCAAGGAGGACTTCACGTACTGCCGAAACCTCAACGTCAGCGTCTGTCCGCTCAGCCAGACAGCGAAGAAC TTCCAAGTGACTATTTATAACCCCTTGGGACGGAAAATAGATTGGATGGTGCGGCTGCCAGTCAGCAAACACGGTTTCGTCGTGAGGGACCCGAATGGCACAGTTGTGCCCAGCGAT GTGGTGATGCTTCCTAGCTCAGACGGTCAGGAACTGCTTTTCCCAGCCTCGGTGCCTGCCCTGGGCTTCAGCATCTACTCAGTAAGCCAGGTGCCTGGCCAGCGCCCCCACGCCCACAAATCCCAGCCCAGATCCCAGCGGCCCTGGTCCCGTGTCTTGGCCATCCAAAATGAG CACATCCGGGCTAGGTttgaccctgacacagggctcttgGTGGAGATGGAGAACCTGGACCAGAACCTCCTGCTACCTGTTCGCCAAGCCTTCTACtg GTACAACGCCAGTGTAGGCAACAACCTAAGCACCCAGGTCTCAGGTGCCTACATCTTCAGACCCAACCAAGAGAAACCGTTGATGGTGAGCCGCTGGGCTCAAACGCGCCTGGTGAAG ACACCCTTGGTGCAGGAGGTTCACCAGAACTTCTCAGCCTGGTGTTCCCAAGTGGTTCGCTTGTACCGAGGACAGCAGCACCTGGAGCTCGAGTGGACGGTGGGACCAATCCCTGTGGG TGACGGCTGGGGGAAGGAGATCATCAGTCGCTTTGACACCGTGCTGGAGACGAAAGGACTCTTTTACACAGACAGCAATGGCCGAGAGATCCTGGAGAGGAG gCGGGATTATCGACCCACCTGGAAGCTGAACCAGACTGAGACAGTGGCGGGAAACTATTATCCAGTCAACAGCCGCATTTACATCAGG gaTGGCAACATGCAGCTGACGGTGCTGACTGACCGCTCCCAGGGGGGCAGCAGCCTGAGGGATGGCTCTCTGGAGCTCATG GTGCACCGAAGGCTCCTGAAGGATGACGGACGTGGCGTAGGGGAGGCGTTACTGGAGGACGGGTTGGGGCGGTGGGTGCGAGGGCGCCACCTCGTGCTGCTGGACAAGGTCCGGACCGCGGCCACCGGGCACCGGTtgcaggcagagaaggaggtCCTGGCCCCACAGGTGGTGCTGGCCCCGGGTGGCGGCGCCCCCTACCATCTGAAAGTCGCCCCgcgcaagcag TTCTCGGGGCTGCGCCGGGAGCTGCCTCCCTCCGTACACCTGCTCACGCTGGCCCGCTGGGACCAGGAAACGCTGCTGTTGCGCTTGGAGCACCAGTTCGCTGTAGGGGAGGACTCTGGCAACCTGAGCTCCCCCGTGACCTTGGATTTGACG GACCTCTTCTCCGCCTTCACCATCACCTACCTGCAGGAGACCACGCTGGTGGCCAACCAGCTCCGGGCCAGCGCCTCCAGGCTCAAGTGGACACCAAACACGG gccccacacccctgccctctccctctcggCTGGACCCCGCCACCATCACGCTGCAGCCCATGGAAATCCGTACCTTCCTGGCTTCGGTCCAGTGGGAGGAGCATGGCTAG